Sequence from the Methanobacterium alkalithermotolerans genome:
GTGATCCTGCAGATATGGTTTCTATATATTCCCTTCTAATATCCACACTCTCTTTTACATTGGAGGTGAATTTTTCTATCTCATGGAGCTTCATATCTCCTGAAGATAGTTTTTTAATTATCTCGTTTTTATCTACCATGATTAAAACCTTAGGGGTGTGTATTTTTGGAAATTAGTTTATTATAATCAAATTTTCTAAAAAAAGGTGTTTTTACCCTTATTTTAGATTAAGTGGACTTTTAATCTAGAATTCTTTTATAATATTTGCCCTTACTTTTGATTTACCAGGTGTTTATTCATTATTTTTTTAGAATTCTTTTATGATATTTACCATATCAGATGGTTTCTCCACCACCTTAACCCCTACTTCTTCCAGGGCCTGGATTTTACTCTCGGCGGTTCCACTGTCTCCCTCAATTATAGCTCCAGCATGTCCCATTCTTTTACCTGGTGGGGCAGTGGTACCGGCGATGTAGGCTATAACGGGTTTAGAAATATTTTTTTCTATGTACCGGGCGGCTTTTTCCTCGGCATTACCTCCGATTTCCCCAATCATCACCATGGCCCGGGTGTCCGGGTCGTCTTCAAATTTCTGCAGTACGGTGGCAAAGTCCAGTCCCACCACCGGGTCTCCTCCAATCCCCACACAACTACTTTGACCCTTACCAGAACGGCTTATCTGGTGGGCGAATTCATAGGTGAGGGTTCCACTACGGGATACAATACCAATATTCCCTGGCTGGAAGATATGGGCCGGCATAATACCCAGCTTACCCACACCCGGAGAGATAACTCCCGGGGTATTCGGTCCCACTACGGTGGTATTCATTTTTTGGGCATACTCCATAATCTGCACCGAATCATGCACCGGGATGTGTTCGGTGATAATGATAACGGTATCCAACTGACTTATGGCTTCAAAAGCGGCATCCTTGGCAAAAGGAGCAGGTACAAATATTATGGAGGTATTAACATCCATGACTTCTTTTACTGCTTCTACTGAATCATAAACTGTCACCGGTCCGAATTTTTGACCTCCCTTACCGGGAGTTACTCCCGCCACGATATTGGTACCGTATTCCAGCATTTGCTCGGTATGGAAAGCTCCCTGCTTTCCGGTAATTCCCTGTACTAAACATTTGGTATTTTTATCCAGGATTATCATTGATAAAACTCCTTAATTTTTTGAGTTAATATAAAAAATATTTTTTTTTAGTAGTTACTATATGGGCCGCTTATTTATTTAAGGATTAGGATGGCCAACAGGCTTCTATAATAAAAGGGATAAGCTTGATTTCGGTATGAAATCAGGGCACTACAACCTTAAAATACGGGTTCTTTCTTCAAAGGGAACAGCCAGATCAATGATATTACCATTCATATAGGCAGTAACTGAGGTGATAACACTTCCTGGTATCACATGGGATGGTGCTCCTCTTTTTACCAGGTAAACATTTTTATTTCCCAGAGCAGCTCCCATCATGGCCCCGGCCACACTACCCACACTCTCCAGATTTTCTATGGTGGCAATAATCACCGGATCATCAGTTTTATCTGATACATAACCCACTCCCGGTATGTGATTAACCCCGGGGGTGATCGGGGCAGATACATCTGTAACCCCACTCATGCCCTGGGCAGCCAGCCGGGCGGAGTTGGCCACCTCTCCCACAAAGTCTTCCCCTCCATAGGTGTCAAAGGCCATGATGATAGCATCAGGGTAACGGTCCTGACGTATACGTGCTTCAGCATAAGATATGCCCTCCCCGGCACCTTCCGGGGTGGAGGATATCCCCTCTACATCCCCCAGGTCCTCGGCATTATCCCTTAAAATTTGCACCATGGCCTGGTTAATGGTCTCTAAAAGTTCATCCGGGACAAAAGCACTGATAACCACATCATCACCAGTTATATTGGTTAAAGCAGCTTTATCAGCTCCCAAATCCACTAAATGGGAGATGTTATCTTCTAAGTTCTTTATAAGAGAGTTACTACAACTTGTGTCATTATTAGATATATCTGCACCAATGGAGCTTACTTTCATGGGATCACCTTTTAGATTAATTATATATAATAATTGGATATAAGTATCAGTTTTGGGGTTAGGTGTGGTATTTTTAATTAATTTCTTTTTTAGATTAAGGTAATATTTAGTTTATCTTCACTTTTTAATACATTTTAAGTAATTGTTATATTTGCTACAAACAAATAGGTAGATTTATTTAGTGTTATTACTAATACTGAGGTGTTTTACTATCAGTTTCAGGGATCTTTAATCCCGCATCAGTAAAGTTCAGTTTCAGTATTTATTATACTGCACAAAGGAGTTTTTGCTTTTTTTTAAGCCGTCCTTTAGAAATTAGCAATCATTTACCATTTATTTTTCAGATATTTATCTTACATAATTGATTGTACAAGGAGGTGAAAAACGTGAAAAAACAACTAATAATGACTCTAATTGTTCTATTATTAGCTATCACCCTGGCTGGTGCGGTATCTGCTACGGTGGATCCTGATAGTGTGAAATACGTTTCCCCTACAGGTAGTGATGATAACGATGGAAGTGAACTATACCCTTATCTAACTATTGGTAAAGGAATAACTTCAGTAAGTGTGGATGGTACGGTTAATGTGGCTGATGGGGTCTACCAGGAACAATTAATTATTGATAAGAATGTTAATCTGGTGGGTCAAAGCCAGGAAAACACCATCCTTGATGGGGCTAATACTAAACGACCCCTTACCATAGATACTGGTGTTACAGTGAGTATCAGTCTATTTACCATACGAAATGGTAGAGCCACTGGTTCCTATGCTTATGGGGGAGGAATCCTCAACACTGGAAACTTGACTCTTGATAAGTGTACCATCAAAAATAATCAGGCCAACCCTAATACTTTTTATGGATCCAGTTACGGGGGAGGAATTCACAACTCTGGAAACCTGACCCTGAAAGGTAGCACTGTTGAATACAACACTGGTACCGGTTACTATACTTATGGTGGAGGAATCCATAACTGGGGGACTATGACTATTGAAGACAGCACCATACAGTACAATCAAGCTATCAGTTCTTCTGATGAGGCTATGGGTGGTGGAATCTACAACGAAAATACACTTACCATCATTAACAGTAATATAAATGGTAACAGAGCCCAGAGCAGCTATCCTGATGATGCTTATGGTGGTGGTATTTACAATAGGGGTGCTTTGATTATGGATAACACCAACCTGGAAGGCAATATAGCATCTGGTTATGACGCCTATGGTGGAGGTATCTACAGTTATTATGGTACCCTGGAAATTAAAAACAGTACCATCCATAATAACCTGGCCGAAGCCAGCAATACCTCAGCTTACGGTGGTGGAATCTACCTTAATAGTGGTAGTTTAACCTTAACCAATAGTAACATCAACCAAAACACAGTAACTGGACAGGATGGTTTTTGGGCTGAAGGTGGTGGAATCTACAACTCAGGAGGCGCCATGACCATCACCGGTGGAAGTGTAAGTTCTAACCGGGTTAACGGAGGATCTGCCAGTGGTGGTGGGATTAGTAGTGATGGTTATCTTAATATGGTGACCATAAATGGTTGCACCATCCATGATAACGCTCTCTACAGTACTTTTACTTCTAATGGTGGTGGAATTTACAATAAAGCCCCTATGGCCATTAATGATTCAACTATCAAAGGTAATACGGCTAAAAATGGTGGTGGAATCTACAATTACCAGAGTTCACTAACCATCACCGGATCCACTATTCAGGAGAATAATGCCGCTATTGGAGCTGGAATCTGGAATTCAGGAACCACCAGTATCTCTAATTCAACAATCACTGGTAACATCGCATCTATTCAGGGTGGTGGAATACACCACCGGAGTGGTACTTTGACTCTCACCGATACAAACATAATCCACAACACTGCTACTACTTACGGTGGTGGAATATCAAATGAGGGTACTTTATACATTCAAAACTCAGCCATAAATGATAACACAGCACAATTTGGTGGTGGAATCTTCAACGTCGACCGGGAAGTTATTCTGGATAGCAC
This genomic interval carries:
- the sucD gene encoding succinate--CoA ligase subunit alpha, whose protein sequence is MIILDKNTKCLVQGITGKQGAFHTEQMLEYGTNIVAGVTPGKGGQKFGPVTVYDSVEAVKEVMDVNTSIIFVPAPFAKDAAFEAISQLDTVIIITEHIPVHDSVQIMEYAQKMNTTVVGPNTPGVISPGVGKLGIMPAHIFQPGNIGIVSRSGTLTYEFAHQISRSGKGQSSCVGIGGDPVVGLDFATVLQKFEDDPDTRAMVMIGEIGGNAEEKAARYIEKNISKPVIAYIAGTTAPPGKRMGHAGAIIEGDSGTAESKIQALEEVGVKVVEKPSDMVNIIKEF
- a CDS encoding InlB B-repeat-containing protein, coding for MKKQLIMTLIVLLLAITLAGAVSATVDPDSVKYVSPTGSDDNDGSELYPYLTIGKGITSVSVDGTVNVADGVYQEQLIIDKNVNLVGQSQENTILDGANTKRPLTIDTGVTVSISLFTIRNGRATGSYAYGGGILNTGNLTLDKCTIKNNQANPNTFYGSSYGGGIHNSGNLTLKGSTVEYNTGTGYYTYGGGIHNWGTMTIEDSTIQYNQAISSSDEAMGGGIYNENTLTIINSNINGNRAQSSYPDDAYGGGIYNRGALIMDNTNLEGNIASGYDAYGGGIYSYYGTLEIKNSTIHNNLAEASNTSAYGGGIYLNSGSLTLTNSNINQNTVTGQDGFWAEGGGIYNSGGAMTITGGSVSSNRVNGGSASGGGISSDGYLNMVTINGCTIHDNALYSTFTSNGGGIYNKAPMAINDSTIKGNTAKNGGGIYNYQSSLTITGSTIQENNAAIGAGIWNSGTTSISNSTITGNIASIQGGGIHHRSGTLTLTDTNIIHNTATTYGGGISNEGTLYIQNSAINDNTAQFGGGIFNVDREVILDSTEILRNTAADYNGNGARGGAIYNHYGAVTIDKSKINNNTAYSYTFVYGGGIYTYSGLLTITNSNFNHNTAAATSNVYGGGIYTYDSMVTMNFNRIVGNSHKTIYHSLDSQYGTVNAEYNWWGSNNPNFATLISGVVDYTPWLYMTFQADPTSIVQGETSTLTANFNQAFDGTTVTPLNPVDGHLPDGTLVTFKTDLGEVGSQEVDKPTTGGVAIATLNGTQSGLATVNAMLDGEELSHTVQVTGSEHNLVVNVTGQGIVNKNPDMASYPAGTVVTLTAVANPGWNFSHWTGDLTGNTNPQTITMDGDRSVTAVFVADAPETGIFTRLMVQDAAIRVRNFITSRGVLPNWVRMVDTAGTTHYVTMPVFLELSTASLISSANEFKALDVKTAPKAVGSTIVNRNLYKAGYMDMAYRVNKFIRNNGVAPNFAWSSLGNIRFQALVDSFARIVAFKAERKVLPNYVVINTRRVR